GAGAAACGTCATTATGGCCTACACATGTGTGAGCATGACATGAGGGCggcagcaagctagctagctaactactggctaacgttagccaccccATATGTTATTGCTGGTTAGCTGCTTCGTCTCAATAAAATGGTCAGTAAAACCCTAACTATGTAGCTGGCGAACTATTTGTTATTGTGTGAACGTGTGATTCAATTTATTTGGCTGACATTGACAAGCAGTTGTCAGCCGTTAGTGGTTGTTTCGTGGTTGACAAtgcaatagctagctagctactatagTTAGCTAACAGACAGTTCTTCATTGTGTGCTTTAATGGAAGTGATTCGTCGCTGCTAGCTACCCATCCATCCATATGGCCAACAGTCTAATTGTTGTTGCCATCTGAAATATGAGCATATACGGATCCACTTCGGAATTGGATTAATtgtttagctaactagttaaATACTAGTCTGATTCATCGGGCTGTAATACACAACTTATAGTAGTTAACGTTACAGCCTGACAGTAATGCCTGCAAAATCATCTAAATGTTCCTTACaagtcagaatgttgaataaaattacaGTTAAACTACCGGTTGTCTGTGCTGTTTGTCCTTCAGCTGCtcgaaatttgagacaaaatatccacagaaAAGTATTGTTTACCTAGAGAGCGCGGAGGTAAACttagttttatattggatattcgATGTCTCTCGTCAATATCTATTGAACAAAGCATGTTATGACAACAAAAATAGTATATTCTGAATCAGGAGGATAAATAACACCTTTTTATTGTGTGAATGTATTTATTTCTTTGATGTTTAAAATGCGGAATAATAAAAATGAAAGATAAACACACATGGTTGATTGTTCTCCATCCTCCCCTGATTCAATATACAATGTTTGTCATGACATGCTTGGTTCAATAGTGATTGACGAGAGAAACAAACCTACCAGCACTGTATAAAGTAGGGTaaacaatactttcctgtggatattttgtgtCAAATTTCGAGCAGCAGAAGGAAAACCGCACAGACAACCAGTAGAGTAAGTTTAAATGGAattgtattcaacattctggaacattctggcttgtaaggacCATTTACAAGCTTTTGCAGGCATAAGTGTCAGGCTGTATATACCAATTAATTGTGTATTCAAGCCTGATTAATCAGGATAGCGAAATACTAACTAGTTACTGACAGCCAGTTCTTTATCATATTGACAGTAAACTAGCTAACATTACCCATGAATTCCTTATCATGATGCGACTCTGACTATTAACACATAGTCTGCCAATATTTGTCATCCCCAACCGGctttaagctagctagctatatttgcaAGATGTAATACTGACATTGTCATAGGGGTCAGCCATTCGTAACACATTCCTTTTGGCATTGTGCTTTGCAGATGATATTTGACCCCAACAtgtccaagaagaagaagaagaagaagaagcctttCATGCTGGATGAAGAAGGAGGGGACGGTGCCAGTGAGGATGCTCCACAGCCAGAAACGAAAGAGGTGGAggtggatggaggagaggacagagaggtggACTTTGACGAGGATGAGGGTAGGAGGAAAGGTGAGGAAGGCGAGACCTTAACATAATATCAACCTAAAGGGTGAATTTGCATGTAGTCAAGACTTTTGTAAGACCTTTGTAAGCAAAACGTTTTGATCTTGGTTTGTTTGCCAGAAATCTCAGATGACCTGGATGACTTAAATTTCTTCAaccagaagaagaagaaaaagaagaaagcAAAGACATTTGACAATGACGTAGAGGAGGGAATGAAGGTATGTTTTGGGTCAAGTGCCCAGAGAGCTAGCCAGTGGGCTTTGGGTGTAGGATGTTGCCTTTTTTTAACACGTTTTCACAAGAGCGTCTGTCAAATGAGGGAAATGTTAATGTTTGTTGACTTAACTGCAAAATGGATTCCTGTCAATCTTGTAGTTGGTGCACATCATGTCTTATATTTAGAGATATATCCTTGCATATGTGGAAAGTTAAAATGTTATGTTTCTTTCAATTATACAGTGTATGACTATCTGTTTTGGCATGACATTGTAGTATGTATTACATTGACTGTATTGCAAAACTGTCCATGCACAGGAGCTGAAAATTGAGGCAGAGCCCTCCGAAACCAACGAAGAGGACGACTTGATGTTAGAACTGGGAAAAAAGAAAAGGAAGTCAAAGGCTGTGAATTTCGACATGGATGACGACATGGAAATCAAAGATGACGGTGAGTGTACCAAATTTACAGGCTGGATAAAAGCTATAATGCGTTTAATGCAACCAGCATGCAAACTGACCTTTGGCCTTTGTCATACCTTGTGGTCTACAGCCCAGGAAGATGAAGATGGAAAGAACATTGACGACATCACATTCAGCAGCACACAGTCGGGCCCTGCGTGGGCTGGCTCAGAGAGAGACTACACATATGACGAGGTACAATCTGAGTCTGTGGGTCAAGATAGACTTACTTTAAGATTTTAGAGAAATATTACTCCGAAGTTATTACCAACTGAACAGAATAAAATAGACTAGACATTTTCATAAGAGACCTAAGATGTACGACAAGACGTCTGGTAATCATGACCTTAAAGAAAGGAATGTTTAGTCACATCTTCATTTAGAAAATGAATTGGTCACATCTTGTTGACTTTAATGTCTTTTTAGTGGTGTTTCCTAAGTATTTCTTCGTAAAATCCAGGCTGACTCATCTCCCTCCCTTGTAGCTGCTGAACCGCGTCTTCAACATCATGCGAGAGAAGAACCCTGACATGGTGGCTGGGGAGAAGAGGAAGTTTGTCATGAAGCCTCCCCAGGTGGTCCGAGTGGGCACCAAGAAGTCCTCCTTCGTTAATTTCACAGACATCTGCAAACTGTGAGAATGATATGCCACTAGGCTTGGGCGACATACCGGGGTATTTCGAAATACTGACAGTATTATTTTCAATACTGTAAAATTAATCATTATTTTGGGGTTGGGTGcgtgctacgccactgcttataactatatgttataactataagaaatctaagatgtgtcaaatacaTTATATCCAGCTCAGAGCTCCAGCTATGGATTTGGTTTTCTAACTTGCTagtagctaagtggctagatgtaAAGATCACATATCTTGGTTACAGTGGAGACATTCAATCCCCACCTGGATCAggatccctgttgcctaaataTTTTTGTGCGTTCCAATTTATTTTAAACATAATTTTTTTTGGTAGTTCCCGTTGTGTGCATTTCCGATAATACCGTATACCCcagtatggtacagaaacggtatgactGTATGAAAATCTGGACACCGCCCAACCCTATATGCCACTACCCTGGGATCCCTTGATGCCATTTTTAGAGATGTTGAGGTTTTATGACTTTCACTCTCACTTGTTGAATCTCATTATTTTGCATCATTAGTCCCCTTACCCTCATTTGCTCATTTCTTGACAGGTTGCATCGCCAGCCGAAACATCTCCTGGCCTTCTTGTTGGCTGAGCTTGGAACAAGGTAAGGTTTGGGTCGGCAAGTGAAGAAAGACAGTTATCATGCTTAAAAAATAATTGTTAAATTAATGAGTGTATGAAGGCTATGGATTCATGGATAAAACTATTGTTTTTATTGCAACAGTGGTTCTATAGACGGAACTAATCAGCTCATCATCAAAGGAAGATTCCAGCAGAAACAGATAGAGAATGTCTTACGAAGATATATTAGTAAGTGTTTTTGTTGACAATGTTCCTACCTTTGAACACATCTCTATTTCATTGATATCATATAATTGCACGATGATATAATTGCAGGATGATGATTATCTACTGTACTTACAAAAATGTGTTTAATATGATAGGGATGCGACGACATTCGCAAGCCATGTTCATGACAAGACCTGCTAGTTATGAGATGTTTCTCCAGAGATAACGTTATGTCAACGCGTAGCGTAGGCTCCTTTATTGCATATTGAATAACTTATTGTTAAGATGAATTAGATAAAGTAGGTCCACTTCCCAGTCTCACCCCAGtgtttctttccctctcttcacaGAGGAGTATGTGACGTGCCATACGTGCCGCTCCCCCGACACCATCCTCCAGAAGGACACACGACTCTACttcctgcagtgcgagacatgCCACTCCCGCTGCTCCGTCGCCAGCATCAAGGCCGGTTTCCAGGCCGTCACGGGCAAGAGGGCACAGCTCCGCGCCAAAGCCAATTAGGATGGGGCAGGCTAGAAGCTTTTATGGACTGTCTGTGGATTTGTTACCGCTGCCTATTGTAAAGAAATTAATAAATCGCATACCATCTGTGTGATCAGA
This window of the Coregonus clupeaformis isolate EN_2021a chromosome 10, ASM2061545v1, whole genome shotgun sequence genome carries:
- the LOC121575602 gene encoding eukaryotic translation initiation factor 2 subunit 2, translating into MSGDDEMIFDPNMSKKKKKKKKPFMLDEEGGDGASEDAPQPETKEVEVDGGEDREVDFDEDEGRRKEISDDLDDLNFFNQKKKKKKKAKTFDNDVEEGMKELKIEAEPSETNEEDDLMLELGKKKRKSKAVNFDMDDDMEIKDDAQEDEDGKNIDDITFSSTQSGPAWAGSERDYTYDELLNRVFNIMREKNPDMVAGEKRKFVMKPPQVVRVGTKKSSFVNFTDICKLLHRQPKHLLAFLLAELGTSGSIDGTNQLIIKGRFQQKQIENVLRRYIKEYVTCHTCRSPDTILQKDTRLYFLQCETCHSRCSVASIKAGFQAVTGKRAQLRAKAN